From a single Onychomys torridus chromosome 9, mOncTor1.1, whole genome shotgun sequence genomic region:
- the LOC118590914 gene encoding zinc transporter ZIP2-like, producing the protein MEVLLGVKIGCLLALLVLTLGCGLTPICFKWFQMDAATGHHYRVLSLLGCVSAGVFLGAGLMHMTAEALEGIESEIEKFMVQNSTGSEGNSSHDATSSSVEYPYGELVISLGFFFVFLLESLALQYCHGDARRSTVQEEEWGGTHAFGFHKHPPVPSPSLGPLRALILLLSLSFHSVFEGLAVGLQTSVAATIQLCVAVLAHKGLVVFSVGLRLLKIGTGTWWAVFCILLLALMSPVGLVLGMAVAGGASGPAQGLAQALLEGVAAGTFLYVTFLEILPRELACPEAPLVKYGCVAVGFAFMALIALWA; encoded by the exons ATGGAGGTACTTCTGGGAGTAAAAATTGGCTGCCTGCTTGCCCTTCTGGTTCTCACACTGGGCTGTGGCCTCACTCCCATCTGCTTCAAATGGTTCCAGATGGATGCAGCTACAG GTCACCACTACAGAGTTCTCAGCCTCCTGGGCTGCGTCTCTGCCGGGGTCTTTCTGGGAGCAGGGTTGATGCATATGACTGCTGAAGCCCTGGAGGGAATTGAATCAGAAATTGAGAAATTCATGGTGCAG AATAGTACAGGAAGTGAGGGAAATTCTTCTCATGATGCTACTTCCAGTTCC GTGGAGTATCCCTATGGAGAGCTGGTCATCtccctgggctttttctttgtcttccttttggAGTCGCTGGCATTGCAGTACTGTCATGGGGATGCTAGAAGATCCACCGTGCAGGAAGAGGAATGGGGAGGGACCCATGCCTTTGGATTCCATAAGCACCCGCCTGTGCCTTCACCCTCACTGGGTCCCCTGCGTGCCCTCattctcctgctctctctgtcctttCACTCGGTGTTTGAAGGTCTAGCTGTGGGACTGCAGACATCAGTGGCCGCTACTATACAGCTCTGTGTTGCCGTTCTGGCTCATAAGGGGCTTGTGGTGTTCAGTGTAGGCCTCCGGCTACTGAAGATCGGCACTGGAACATGGTGGGCCGTGTTCTGCATACTGTTGTTAGCCCTCATGTCTCCTGTGGGCCTAGTTCTAGGGATGGCTGTAGCTGGAGGGGCCTCAGGACCAGCGCAGGGGTTAGCCCAGGCTCTATTAGAGGGAGTAGCAGCTGGCACATTCCTGTATGTCACCTTCCTAGAAATTTTGCCCCGGGAGCTGGCCTGTCCTGAGGCCCCTCTGGTCAAGTATGGCTGTGTGGCAGTTGGTTTTGCCTTCATGGCTCTCATCGCACTGTGGGCCTGA
- the Ndrg2 gene encoding protein NDRG2 isoform X1, with translation MAELQEVQITEEKPLLPGQTPETAKEAELAARILLDQGQTHSVETPYGSVTFTVYGTPKPKRPAIFTYHDVGLNYKSCFQPLFQFGDMQEIIQNFVRVHVDAPGMEEGAPVFPLGYQYPSLDQLADMIPCILQYLNFSTIIGVGVGAGAYILSRYALTHPDTVEGLVLINIDPNAKGWMDWAAHKLTGLTSSIPEMILGHLFSQEELSGNSELIQKYRNIITHAPNLENIELYWNSYNNRRDLNFERGGETTLKCPVMLVVGDQAPHEDAVVECNSKLDPTQTSFLKMADSGGQPQLTQPGKLTEAFKYFLQGMGYMASSCMTRLSRSRTASLTSAASIDGGRSRSRTLSQSSESGTLPSGPPGHTMEVSC, from the exons ATGGCAGAGCTGCAGGAGGTGCAGATCACCGAGGAGAAGCCGCTGTTGCCAGGACAAACGCCTGAAACTGCCAAG gaggctgagttagctgCCCGAATCCTCCTGGACCAGGGACAG ACTCACTCTGTGGAGACACCTTATGGCTCTGTCACCTTTACCGTGTATGGCACCCCTAAACCCAAACGCCCAGCGATATTCACCTACCATGATGTAGGACTCAACT ATAAATCTTGCTTCCAGCCACTGTTTCAATTCGGGGATATGCAAGAGATCATCCAGAACTTTGTGCGGGTTCATGTGGATGCCCCTGGAATGGAAGAGGGGGCTCCTGTGTTCCCTTTGGG gTACCAGTACCCGTCTCTGGACCAGCTTGCAGACATGATTCCTTGCATCCTGCAGTACTTAAA TTTCTCTACAATAATTGGAGTTGGTGTTGGAGCTGGAGCCTACATTCTGTCAAGATATGCT CTGACCCACCCGGACACAGTTGAAGGTCTTGTCCTCATCAACATTGATCCCAATGCCAAGGGCTGGATGGATTGGGCAGCCCACAAG TTAACAGGCCTTACCTCTTCCATTCCGGAGATGATTCTTGGACATCTTTTCAGCCAG gaagaactttctggaaattCTGAATTGATCCAAAAGTACAGAAATATCATCACACATGCACCTAACCTGGAGAACATTGAGCTGTATTGGAACAGTTACAACAA CCGTCGAGACCTGAACTTTGAGCGAGGTGGTGAGACGACCCTCAA GTGCCCTGTGATGCTGGTGGTAGGAGACCAAGCCCCTCATGAAGATGCCGTG GTGGAATGTAACTCAAAACTGGACCCCACACAGACCTCGTTCCTCAAG ATGGCTGATTCTGGAGGTCAGCCGCAGCTGACTCAG CCAGGCAAGCTGACTGAGGCTTTCAAGTACTTCCTGCAAGGCATGGGCTACA TGGCTTCATCCTGCATGACTCGCCTGTCTCGGTCTCGGACAGCATCTCTGACCAGTGCAGCGTCCATTGATGGCGGTCGGTCCCGTTCCCGCACCTTATCGCAGAGTAGCGAGTCTGGGACTCTCCCTTCTGGACCCCCGGGGCACACCATGGAAGTCTCCTGTTGA
- the Ndrg2 gene encoding protein NDRG2 isoform X2, giving the protein MAELQEVQITEEKPLLPGQTPETAKTHSVETPYGSVTFTVYGTPKPKRPAIFTYHDVGLNYKSCFQPLFQFGDMQEIIQNFVRVHVDAPGMEEGAPVFPLGYQYPSLDQLADMIPCILQYLNFSTIIGVGVGAGAYILSRYALTHPDTVEGLVLINIDPNAKGWMDWAAHKLTGLTSSIPEMILGHLFSQEELSGNSELIQKYRNIITHAPNLENIELYWNSYNNRRDLNFERGGETTLKCPVMLVVGDQAPHEDAVVECNSKLDPTQTSFLKMADSGGQPQLTQPGKLTEAFKYFLQGMGYMASSCMTRLSRSRTASLTSAASIDGGRSRSRTLSQSSESGTLPSGPPGHTMEVSC; this is encoded by the exons ATGGCAGAGCTGCAGGAGGTGCAGATCACCGAGGAGAAGCCGCTGTTGCCAGGACAAACGCCTGAAACTGCCAAG ACTCACTCTGTGGAGACACCTTATGGCTCTGTCACCTTTACCGTGTATGGCACCCCTAAACCCAAACGCCCAGCGATATTCACCTACCATGATGTAGGACTCAACT ATAAATCTTGCTTCCAGCCACTGTTTCAATTCGGGGATATGCAAGAGATCATCCAGAACTTTGTGCGGGTTCATGTGGATGCCCCTGGAATGGAAGAGGGGGCTCCTGTGTTCCCTTTGGG gTACCAGTACCCGTCTCTGGACCAGCTTGCAGACATGATTCCTTGCATCCTGCAGTACTTAAA TTTCTCTACAATAATTGGAGTTGGTGTTGGAGCTGGAGCCTACATTCTGTCAAGATATGCT CTGACCCACCCGGACACAGTTGAAGGTCTTGTCCTCATCAACATTGATCCCAATGCCAAGGGCTGGATGGATTGGGCAGCCCACAAG TTAACAGGCCTTACCTCTTCCATTCCGGAGATGATTCTTGGACATCTTTTCAGCCAG gaagaactttctggaaattCTGAATTGATCCAAAAGTACAGAAATATCATCACACATGCACCTAACCTGGAGAACATTGAGCTGTATTGGAACAGTTACAACAA CCGTCGAGACCTGAACTTTGAGCGAGGTGGTGAGACGACCCTCAA GTGCCCTGTGATGCTGGTGGTAGGAGACCAAGCCCCTCATGAAGATGCCGTG GTGGAATGTAACTCAAAACTGGACCCCACACAGACCTCGTTCCTCAAG ATGGCTGATTCTGGAGGTCAGCCGCAGCTGACTCAG CCAGGCAAGCTGACTGAGGCTTTCAAGTACTTCCTGCAAGGCATGGGCTACA TGGCTTCATCCTGCATGACTCGCCTGTCTCGGTCTCGGACAGCATCTCTGACCAGTGCAGCGTCCATTGATGGCGGTCGGTCCCGTTCCCGCACCTTATCGCAGAGTAGCGAGTCTGGGACTCTCCCTTCTGGACCCCCGGGGCACACCATGGAAGTCTCCTGTTGA